A window of Phycisphaerae bacterium genomic DNA:
CCAATGGGAGCTGGGCTTCCGGAAATCCCACAAATTCCGATATTTGAACCGCAGCCGCGGCCAAAATGGTAGCTGTCGGGTCGGCATTGCCGACATCTTCGGCTGCGCAAACGGCTATTCGCCGGGCGATGAAACGCGGGTCCTGACCGCCTGCGATGAGCCTTGCCAGCCAGTAAACCGTAGCGTCCGGGTCGGAGCCTCGCATACTCTTCTGTAATGCGCTGGCCAGGTCGTAATGCGAATCTCCTGTCGGGTCGAATACGATTGCCTTTTGCTGAATGGATTCTTTGGCGACCTCAATATCGAATTTGATTGACTTTGCTCCTGAATTTTTTTGTGACATCACACCTATTTCAAGTGAGGTAAGAGCCTTTCGTCCGTCGCCGTCGCTCATTATCGCGATATATTCCAAAGCCTCTTCAGTAGCGCCGACGTTGAAACTGCCAAGGCCTCTTTGACTGTCTTTTAAGGCTCTTTTAAGCAGTTCGAGAATATCTGATTTTTCCAGAGGTTTGAATTCGAAAATTGTACTGCGCGAAATCAAAGGCGAATTAATCGCGAAATATGGATTCTCGGTGGTCGCGCCGATAAGGATAATCACGCCCGTTTCGACATCGTTTAAAAGCACATCCTGCTGGGCACGGTTGAAGCGATGAATTTCATCTATGAACAGTACGGTTTTTCCGCTGCTGGTTATAAGTCTGTCCCTTGCCTTTAGAATAACTTCCCGAATGTCCGCTACGGTCGCGGCAGGGGCGCTGAGGTAATGGAATTTCGCGTTGACAATATTAGCGATTATTGTCGCCAGCGATGTTTTGCCGGTGCCGGGCGGGCCGAAAAAAATCAGACTGCTCATCGACCCTGCATCGAGCATCCGGCGTAAAAGCTTGCCCTGACCTATGAAGTCCTTCTGGCCGGCGAATTCATCGAGATTGTTTGGGCGCATTCGAGCCGCAAGTGGAGCGTTTGACTGTAGTTGCGCCTTTTCAATATCTGAAAAAAGTCCATTTTCTTTTCCTGTTTGTGACATAAGTATTTATTATACAGTCTGGCCGAGAGATTTGTCGATAGGAATGTTGAAATAAGGCTAAATGGGCGTATTTAGATGTGTTTTTTACGTATCAAATACCTTTACGGTATTTTTGCCTGCCTCTTTTGCCGCGTAAAGGGCCTCATCGCTATGGCTGGTTACTTCCTCCGGGCACATATCGCCGTTATATTCACCTGCGCCGATACTTACTGAAAGCTGAATTTTTTGTCTTTCCCATACTATTGGTGTTTCTGAAACTTCCTTAACTATTCTTTCAGCGACAACGATAGCCTCCTGGATGGGAGTGTTCGGCAATATGATTGCGAACTCATCGCCGCCGTAGCGGGCGGCAATATCAATTTTGCGAATACAGGCCGATATTTTTCTGCTGACTCTTTTTATGGCCATATCGCCTGCGCGATGACCGTAATTGTCATTGATGGGCTTGAGGTTGTCTATGTCGACCATTGTTACAGAAATCTGTCCGCCATAACGCTGGCACCTGCGAAGCTCCTGTTCGAGAATTTCATAAAAGGTCCGATAGTTGGCCAGCCCGGTTAAGCCGTCGGTTTTGGCCTGGACTTGAGACTTTTCGAAAAGTTTTATATTGCCGATGGATGCTCCGACAAGATGCCTGAACAACTCGATTACGGCAATATCTTCATCGTTAAATTTTTCCGCGCCGATTTTATCTGCCAGGTTGAGTACGCCGACAACTCTGTTATGACAAACAAGCGGGGCGATAATACATGTCGAGGAGTAATAGTTTTTGGTGAATTTGCGGCTGGGTTTTTCCATAACAGGGAATTTGTGCATGTCTATATTCTCGACGATGATAAGTTCTTTGCATTGAACAGCCTTTATCATCGGCGACAGGTTGGCCTGATTTAAGGAAACTATGTTATTAATAAGGTATGGATGGTTGTGATTCTCCAGATGCAGCATATCACTAACATCGTCGAGTATATACAAAGAGGCAAAGCAGGCGTCGATAAGTTTCGGTATCTCTTCCACGCAGATTTTGCCAATCTGCTGCAAATCAAGACAATTTATCTGCTGCACGAGGGGAGTAATAGTGTCCAGCAGGCCGGTTCTGATTTTTGTTTGCTTCCGGCCGTGAGGCTCAAAGTTGTTATTGTCAAGGTTGCTGTTCATAAGTTCCTTATACAAAATATCTTACGTTAAAAACCGTCATCTGCCGAGATTCTTATATCGGTGAATAACGCCAGTAGGTTCGATAAAAAATCATATATTCGGCGTCTAATTGCAAAAGTCCGAGAAAAAACGGCTAAGGCACCTTTTTCCGGACTAATGCTCTCAGAACTGTTTAAAAGATAAGAAACCTTTCTGCTGATTCCAAATTAGGACGAAAAAAAATAAGAAATTTCCAAAAAAGTTATTGACGATTTCATGAATCTGATTTACATTTTATAAAACGTAAAAGCTATTTTTTTCCGGGCAGGCACTGATGTTAAAGGACTTAAGAACTCGGCCCTGCATCTGAAAGGTTTTGACAATGTTTGAAGTTCATCAATCGGACTTGGGAAAGAACGAAAAGAAAGGTTTTACTGCTCCGGAAAAATTATATCGAATCGGTGAAATAGTTCGTTACACACCTTATTCACGACAGACTATTCACAACTACACAATTATGGGTCTTATAAAAGAAACATCATGGACCGATGGCGGTCATCGATTATATGACGCGAGTGTTTTCGAAAAACTTTCGCAGATAGCGGAAATGAGAAAAACAAAAACATTGGGTCAGATAAGAGAACTGCTGGAAACTAACAGTAATTGAATTTATAAGACGAAAAATTACAGGAAGGCTGAATTGACAAACAATACCAGACAAATGGACTTGTCATCCCTGATACGGGACAATATAGACGAGGTCCTTGTCAGGATTATTCAGTTTACCCACATACACCACAATCTCATTTCAGATAATATCAGAAACTGCAAAGCCGCGGATTTTGTTCCTCAATATATAGATGTGGAAGATTTCGCAAAAGTAATTTCTGCGGCACTGGCTGAACATCAGAATAATAAACGCCTGGCGCTGCGCGACAGTGGAACTGTCAGCTTTCTGCCGGGAGGAAATTTCAGACTGAAACCTCAAATTGATATCGAAGCTATCCGGCTGGTTGACAGTGATTTTGAGGCGTATGTCGAACTTCAAAAAAACAGGTTAAAAGAAAACGCCATAAATAATAAAACTGCCTGTGCGCTGCTGGAGCATAAATTGCGAAAAGCGGAAACATCGGCGCAGGTAAAAACAAAACTTAACTACTTGTAAAGTAAATACTTATATATCTATCAACCAGGCTTATTTACTCATGGAGGAACCGATGGGCCAGGGAAGCGTTCAGCAGTTGGCAGTGCTTGCCGCAGATAGCGTACGGAAGGCGCAGATTCTGACGGTAGCCAGTGGAAAAGGAGGAGTTGG
This region includes:
- a CDS encoding replication-associated recombination protein A, whose translation is MSQTGKENGLFSDIEKAQLQSNAPLAARMRPNNLDEFAGQKDFIGQGKLLRRMLDAGSMSSLIFFGPPGTGKTSLATIIANIVNAKFHYLSAPAATVADIREVILKARDRLITSSGKTVLFIDEIHRFNRAQQDVLLNDVETGVIILIGATTENPYFAINSPLISRSTIFEFKPLEKSDILELLKRALKDSQRGLGSFNVGATEEALEYIAIMSDGDGRKALTSLEIGVMSQKNSGAKSIKFDIEVAKESIQQKAIVFDPTGDSHYDLASALQKSMRGSDPDATVYWLARLIAGGQDPRFIARRIAVCAAEDVGNADPTATILAAAAVQISEFVGFPEAQLPLAQAAIYIACAPKSNASAKAIWSALSDVKNKRTVPVPKHLKDSHYSGAKKQGYGAEYKYPHDSPDGFVAQEYLPGKTSAYYSPTGRGREKNMKDYLQKLENLIKEAKSQL
- a CDS encoding sensor domain-containing diguanylate cyclase, translating into MNSNLDNNNFEPHGRKQTKIRTGLLDTITPLVQQINCLDLQQIGKICVEEIPKLIDACFASLYILDDVSDMLHLENHNHPYLINNIVSLNQANLSPMIKAVQCKELIIVENIDMHKFPVMEKPSRKFTKNYYSSTCIIAPLVCHNRVVGVLNLADKIGAEKFNDEDIAVIELFRHLVGASIGNIKLFEKSQVQAKTDGLTGLANYRTFYEILEQELRRCQRYGGQISVTMVDIDNLKPINDNYGHRAGDMAIKRVSRKISACIRKIDIAARYGGDEFAIILPNTPIQEAIVVAERIVKEVSETPIVWERQKIQLSVSIGAGEYNGDMCPEEVTSHSDEALYAAKEAGKNTVKVFDT
- a CDS encoding MerR family transcriptional regulator; translated protein: MFEVHQSDLGKNEKKGFTAPEKLYRIGEIVRYTPYSRQTIHNYTIMGLIKETSWTDGGHRLYDASVFEKLSQIAEMRKTKTLGQIRELLETNSN